One stretch of Lacimicrobium alkaliphilum DNA includes these proteins:
- a CDS encoding DUF1820 family protein has translation MTNPKHLYKVQFISNAEHYEVYVREVSQGAMFGFIEIADFVWNTQSSVVVDPGQEKLKSEFESVTRTYIPMHNVLRIDEVKKQGTAKISELSEKVTRFPKPVYTPKK, from the coding sequence ATGACCAATCCTAAGCACTTATATAAAGTCCAGTTTATCAGTAACGCCGAGCACTACGAAGTCTATGTGCGCGAGGTCAGTCAGGGTGCGATGTTTGGCTTTATCGAGATAGCCGACTTTGTCTGGAACACGCAAAGTTCTGTGGTCGTGGATCCCGGCCAGGAAAAGCTGAAATCTGAGTTTGAATCGGTCACCCGCACCTATATCCCGATGCATAATGTACTGCGTATTGATGAAGTGAAAAAACAGGGCACTGCAAAGATTTCTGAGCTGTCCGAGAAAGTCACCCGTTTCCCTAAGCCGGTGTACACCCCGAAAAAATAA